The genomic region tataatttttaaaagttaTGGGTCTTATCAAAAACACTGACCGATCaagaaatttttgaaatatttccAATGGCATTGAATGATAATTATTGTGTAATATGTACATACTTGACATTGTGTAATATTGAGTAATTGTATTATTCATTATCAATGTTTTTCATTCCGGGTGGAATGTTTGCTGCTCTCTGATTCACTTATTGcagtgaatcactccgcatttcTCTTGTCTGTTGTCAAAGGTTGTTGTACCTACTTACAACTTGGCTTTcattacaattttcttccactcattttgATATGTGCATAATTCCCTCAGTTTATCCTTTTCAGGATTTTGATACCTTTAATGACCTGGTTCTCCCATTTCTTTCTGGGCCTTTCAGTTTCTGACTTCCATCTGCAGTGATCTTCTAAataatcagtaggtcgtttttccttctctctacATGTCCCAGCCATTTCAGTATTTGCagtttaataaatctaactatttcttctcccttcattatgtctcttactACATGGTTcatttttctcaattctctgttTTCCATTCTTATCTGGCCCATAATCCGTCAaaaggattttcctttcgaatattcttaatttttctgtgaggcacattgtctcagctgcatatttaactactggtctgattacAACTCtttatattttcagttttgtgtttctggataagttcttctCCTTCTCTTCTCCTTCAGTAGCCTATGAAAACTTCTTCACTTCTCTGACTTGCCATTCACCATTAcacctaaatatttaaattgttgaactctttcaaaagtgtgGTTTTCTGTATTGATTTTTGTCGTCCTGTTATCTTCTcatctagagcagagtagatattttgtttttcctttaaTTAGGTATATCattgtttttgtaaatataaagtGTGCTTATTCTTGAGGCACAGGCGAATACGCAGCCCCTTATGTGATTACAAGAACACACTTTGATAGTTGAATACAACAGAGACCAGAATCAGAATAAACTAGATGTCCATTCACTTAAGATGTGGTATTCTCCCTTAGCTGTATAAGGTATTAGCAAAAATTATAAGAACTAGATTCAAAGCTTATGAATCAGAGATAATAGGAGAATATCAGACTGGTTTCAGACAGGGAAGAGGAACAACTGATCAAATCTTTTTGCTAAAGTTATTACAAAACaatagttatgaacaaaatcTAGGCTTACATAATATGCTCTTTATCGATcttaaacaggcttacgacttaatctcacgaaacgggctatatgaagcaatgagagcactagaaatatcagagaaactgatacgaaacacagtcaataaagtcatgatagaaggccgtttttcaaatcagtttaacgtcaaCAGAGGATTAAAACAAGGGAACCCCCTGTCAACAGACTTAATCAATCTAGTACTAGAAAATATAATTAGAGGAGCCAATATCCAGACAAGCGGCACGATTCTTAACAGAAGACAACAGTGTATAGGTTTTGCAGATGACTTAGTGTTTCTGACGCGTTCAAGAAtagaacttcaaaaaatgttcaagcaatttgaagaagaagccaaaaaatatggcctgactataaaccaagtatatggaaatgagaggagaaaatgctgaagaaaataagtggattacGCTAAGGATAAATGACAAAGattataaatttgagaaggtaactgaatttgagtaccttggagtCACAGTTACAATTAGAGGAGATgaagagagagagatagataaacAGTTGTTAAAAGGTAGCAAAGCAGTAGGTTCATTAAACGCACTGTTGAAGTCAAAAAAGTGTCCAGGGCAACCAAGATCCGAGCATATGAAACAATAGTGAGACCAAAGGTGctgtatgcatgtgaaacttggacaatgaacCAGAAAGTAGAAAAGAAGATAGAGATTTTAGAGAGAAAAAtttttggtggtataaaggaggcaacggggaatggcgcagaagaacaaaccTGGAGAtaatggagatgtataagaaacctaaaataactcagaaaatcaaGGCACAGAGAGTTAGCTGGTTGGACCATGTTttacgaatgccacaagaaagaaacgtcctaagagttttatcagcaggagaacaagggaagaaaagaagagggagaccacaaaggaagtggtttgatgccgtccggactgacctagaagaaatgggtacaagggactggagaggacaagtacaggaccgcaaaaagtggaagaaattagtcaagactatcgaagccaagAGCCTCTAAGGCCTGTAGGGCTGTTATATATATTCTCCCTTAGCTGCTTTACATTGAAAAGAATCTTACTTATCACCACCCTTACGTCACAATTTTCtattgtacagtggaacctctcgaaaagacggttaacagaacattaaaaaaaaataaaaattcatagtatAGCTCTCAAATTTTATGTGTATATTTGAATCAAACTGAattatggtgacacacagataCTGAAacacatgtaataattattgtgctgtgcgtttttattttcggcttgcgattctaaaaatagaactctaaaagcacggtatcattacttatttaaattgaaatttaatccagagccctcaattagaacaaaaattatttacataaaaaaatgtggtggtggcataactgcacgtgtGCACATTTCAACGAATTTCATTTGGCTTATcacaatgctcaaacaaaatgacttgatgactaaatttttacttatcTAGTCAATATAATTTatgtatggaccctgacggttaatagagagacggataatctaggttccactgtagttattcccattttttttaatCAGTGGAAGATTATTATCCATCTACATGTTATTAATTTTCCATGACAAATTTACGATTTACAGAATGTTCTCATGTATAAAGACTGAAGGcgaatttaaagaaaaataaatgcatCATCACGACCAACTCAGCAGATGCAAACATTCAATTGAATATTGAAGATACCTACCATAATTGAATGTGGATACTACAAagacttaggaacatggataacatcaaatctAAACAAAAGAAATTAAGACACATATTGAAATATAACATGCATCATTCATTAagcttaaaaagtttctttgttgtcagGATATCAGGTTAGAACTACACATAAGGAAGCTTTATGTTACATGTTCTCTACTTTTCTTTGTTTTGAAAGTGTGGACACTAAAACAAGTACATCTGAATAAGAAGGTCGCCTTTGAATTTTTGTATTACAGAAGAATCCTGCGattatcatggattcaaagaatgtcaaatgtggaagtaactagaaggataggaaatgaaGCAGAAATATTAACTATTAAAAGACAAGAACTCGAGTACTGACATgtgatgaaataataaaattactcattattataacttattatgcaatgcaaaattcaagacAAGTGAAATGTGAGTAGACaaagaatatcctggcttaaaAACTCGAGAGAATGGTTTGAATGCAGTAGGGCAGAAGCGACAGTCAACAGGGTCCAGATAGCTTAGACAGAAGACGTTTTTAATGTATCcatttaacttattaaaaaatactATTATATTAAAAGAAATATTAAGACTTTATTCTAACAGTAGCAAAAATGAAACACTCCTACATACATAACTTTATCAAAATcacttatttatttaaatgacatgAAATGCAGATCTCAAAGTTGAAAATCGAGCATATTTCACATAAAATTTAAAGCATCATAAGTAGTATATCTAAAttataataaacacaaaaatattcACAGTAAATACTGAACAGTCCCTTAAATTACTTTTCCTCGCACCACTCATTCTCTTTTCTCACTTGTTCTTCTTCAGATGCCGTGAAGTCATTCTTGATGTTGAAAGTCTTTCTGATTTCTTCAGGAGCTTTACCTTTGATCATATTAGCAACAGTCTTACATGTGACATCTAAGAGCCCCTTGATATCCAGATAGTTAGCAGCCAAAATCAACTCGAAGAGGGTTCCTTGGTCGACTTTAAGGAAGTCTGCGTCCCATGAGGAAATATCATCTGTTCTTTTTTCTTTGTTATCGTCATCTTCTGGTGGTGGTGGATCATCTTTGTGGTAAGTCGCCCATTGGATGACTTTCCTGAGTATGGCGGAATTTACGTTTGGTAAAGGaaccacttcttcttcttcttcgtccaTTCCCAAGTCTTCTAACATAGTTTTGATAGTGACGGAGCATTTAGCAATTTCAACATCAATTTCGAAGGTCTCGCCATCAGACGACTGCAATTTTATATTTGGCATCTAAAAAATTGGAAATGAGTCAACTTTTCATCTGACAGTATGAATAACGTTATGATTTCTAAGAAAATGgttaattatatataaaaataacttACTGCTGTATCTATTTACAAAAAGTTCAGCGAGAACCAAATCCTTCTTTGTGTTTCCACTCTAATTTTGATAATCAATGCCTTTTGTATTGTAAAATGGCGTTCGCTTTCGGTAAAACAAGAAACAGATGACGGTTGAAATATGACATCTAATGTCGAATGACATGACAGACAAAAATTTTAAGGCATTTTTAAATAGGTGCAGTTTTCAAAAGTCATAAATCTCACTTTAGTATGACGTAATCAATAAGTTTCATTAAGCAAATCGAGTTCTTGATTGTTGTAACTCGAATTTTGtataataccccaggctgtgggtgaaaaaacgtgatataattcaggaatttttgaaacctatcaggtgttgtaaaggacgatgccagttgtgcggttttttatttatgacgattttcatttgttaaatttaaaatttttaaagatttttaattttgcagcttaggatattcattttagagaaaaacttttaaatagaaaattgtagtaaattaatatacctacaatttgagctatgacaagtttaatttcgttaatacgttattgcaaaacagcctgcgaaaagtctaaaatggccgttttttgcaattgccttatttattgtaaaaataacttttatgtattttttaagactttaaaatgaagatcttttaatactaaacataaaaaaatttgtagtgTCCGATTGGTGAActtattgtttagatattataatttgtttatcccaagaggtaaaatgtccaaggctataactttttgaacaaaaatcttacagagttaatccaagatccactctccttctaaagacttatattttcattttctgatgtaaataaatacgtataacatttttcaacctattatttcgggtttgaaaataagggggcatatttcgttataaacatttggagctgaagccgcccctgtacatcctatgagtttttaacttacagtttattgttgctgaagacaaaataaagattcaaaactaaataaaaattttctacgaccaactgaagccgagataattgtttttgttttcttaaatcgtagtgactttatttataacaattaagaaattatttcacagtcattgactaaagaaagacttatattatcttaaaattaaaattattttaaccgaaaattacatttaattattaaaaattatttttaaaatgtaatggagatttatttttcgttacgactatgatttattgtgtcggttgcccttagcaacggcaacttataataggtacattgtatcacggttttcgcttta from Diabrotica virgifera virgifera chromosome 3, PGI_DIABVI_V3a harbors:
- the LOC114328538 gene encoding S-phase kinase-associated protein 1, translating into MPNIKLQSSDGETFEIDVEIAKCSVTIKTMLEDLGMDEEEEEVVPLPNVNSAILRKVIQWATYHKDDPPPPEDDDNKEKRTDDISSWDADFLKVDQGTLFELILAANYLDIKGLLDVTCKTVANMIKGKAPEEIRKTFNIKNDFTASEEEQVRKENEWCEEK